Proteins encoded in a region of the Zingiber officinale cultivar Zhangliang unplaced genomic scaffold, Zo_v1.1 ctg97, whole genome shotgun sequence genome:
- the LOC122037856 gene encoding uncharacterized protein LOC122037856, which produces MALLSSAAAPPLTRRRSTHFPFLIRRHLPNTSPPVSLNFTGAASRQTPFLSLEETGTHRTPHGLRVDARSTDSRLCEQERLKFDWWGSLALGEAVSDDELWAAVRLRVRTFYKFNESFGIEDYKTYVTKREFDGLQDRIVGRTPGYNAVACINATLPVSTFDGYAEELCSLCKFSRDGEEHVVVGTLDVNWCLQLPDELTGIKPEGIGVDLTRAYISNVCVAEELQRNGLGYALISKSKQVALSWGITDLYVHVVVGNEGARKLYDKSGFVYESEEPAWRARFLGRPRRFLLWANLR; this is translated from the exons ATGGCGCTGCTCTCCTCGGCCGCCGCTCCGCCGTTGACGCGCCGTCGCTCCACCCATTTTCCCTTCTTGATCCGGAGACACCTTCCGAACACTTCTCCTCCTGTCTCTCTCAACTTCACAGGAGCTGCTTCGCGCCAAACCCCCTTCTTGTCCTTGGAGGAGACGGGTACTCACCGGACGCCCCATGGTCTTCGCGTGGACGCCCGATCCACCGACTCCCGCCTATGCGAGCAAGAAAGGTTGAAATTTGACTGGTGGGGTTCTCTCGCGTTGGGGGAAGCTGTATCGGACGACGAGCTGTGGGCCGCCGTCCGCCTCCGGGTTCGCACCTTCTATAAATTCAATGAGTCCTTTGGTATCGAG GATTACAAGACGTATGTTACGAAAAGGGAATTCGATGGTTTGCAAGATCGCATTGTTGGAAGAACTCCAGGATACAATGCAGTTGCTTGTATAAATGCCACACTGCCAGTATCCACATTTGATGGTTATGCAGAAGAACTCTGCTCTCTGTGTAAG TTTTCGCGCGATGGAGAAGAACATGTAGTTGTGGGAACCTTGGATGTCAATTGGTGCCTCCAATTGCCTGATGAATTGACAGGAATTAAGCCCGAG GGAATTGGAGTTGATCTCACGAGGGCATATATAAGTAATGTATGTGTCGCCGAGGAGCTGCAAAGAAATGGTTTGGGCTATGCATTAATTTCCAAATCTAAGCAAGTTGCTCTCTCTTGGG GCATAACTGATCTATATGTTCATGTTGTGGTGGGCAATGAAGGCGCGAGAAAGTTGTACGATAAGAGTGGTTTTGTTTACGAAAGTGAAGAGCCTGCTTGGCGAGCAAGATTTCTCGGAAGGCCCCGAAGATTTTTGCTTTGGGCTAATTTAAGATAA
- the LOC122037848 gene encoding SNF1-related protein kinase catalytic subunit alpha KIN10-like, translated as MEGSSRGSRADVALQNYKLGKNIGVGSFGRVKLAEHLLTGHKVAIKTQSRHTIKSKGMEEKVIREIKILRLLRHPHIVRMYEAIETHSYIYIVTEHVASGELFDYIVERGRLQEDEARRFFQQIISGVEYCHRNMVVHRDLKPENLLLDSKHNIKISDFGFSNVMRDGYFLKTSCGSPNYAAPEIISEKLYAGPEVDVWSCGVILYALLCGTLPFDDANTPNLYKKIKRGLYTFPCHLSALPEDLISKMLVVDPMKRITVGQIREHEWFKIRLPRYLAVPPPHTSQQAKKIDEGILLQVTKMGFNRDQLIESLNNRIQNEATVSYYLLFDNRFHDTTAGYLGGGFQETMVQECLHTSSSDIAIPNRLPAFPNTEKKWALGFESRAHPREIMTEVLKALRDLNVSWKNIGNYNIKCLYLPRRANDQGIVETEGAGTTAVKFEMQLYKTLEEKYLLDLMRVSGPQLQFLDLCADLLVQLRVLGNSN; from the exons ATGGAAGGATCTAGTAGAGGTAGCCGCGCTGATGTAGCCTTGCAAAATTATAAGCTAGGAAAGAATATTGGCGTTGGGTCATTTGGCAGGGTTAAACTTGCAGAGCATTTGTTGACGGGCCACAAGGTTGCTATCAAGACCCAAAGTCGTCATACAATAAAGAGCAAGGGAATGGAAGAAAAAG TGATACGagaaatcaaaattttaagaCTATTAAGGCATCCTCATATTGTGCGTATGTATGAGGCTATTGAGACACATTCATACATTTATATTGTCACGGAGCATGTGGCGTCGGGCGAGCTGTTCGATTATATTGTTGAAAGGGGGAGGTTACAAGAGGATGAAGCTCGTCGCTTCTTCCAACAG ATCATATCCGGCGTGGAGTATTGCCACAGAAACATGGTAGTTCATCGGGACCTAAAACCAGAGAACTTGTTGTTGGATTCAAAGCACAATATTAAAATTTCCGACTTTGGCTTTAGTAATGTCATGCGCGATGGCTATTTTCTGAAGACGAGCTGTGGGAGCCCAAATTATGCTGCACCTGAG ATTATCAGTGAAAAATTGTATGCTGGACCTGAGGTAGATGTGTGGAGTTGTGGTGTCATTCTTTACGCTCTTCTTTGTGGTACCCTTCCCTTCGACGATGCGAATACGCCAAACTTGTATAAGAAAATAAAG CGGGGGCTATATACTTTTCCTTGTCATTTGTCTGCTCTTCCTGAGGATTTGATTAGTAAAATGCTGGTGGTTGATCCTATGAAGAGAATAACTGTTGGCCAAATTCGTGAACATGAATGGTTCAAGATTCGTCTTCCTCGCTATCTGGCCGTTCCTCCACCACATACTTCACAGCAAGCTAAAAAG ATCGACGAAGGCATCCTCCTGCAGGTGACTAAAATGGGCTTCAACAGAGACCAGTTGATCGAGTCTCTCAATAACAGGATACAAAATGAG GCAACTGTTTCGTATTATTTGCTCTTCGACAATCGGTTCCACGACACGACCGCCGGCTACCTTGGCGGCGGTTTCCAAGAAACCATGGTGCAGGAGTGCTTGCATACGAGTTCAAGTGACATTGCAATTCCAAATCGCCTACCAGCTTTCCCTAATACGGAAAAAAAATGGGCTCTAGGATTTGAG TCTCGAGCCCATCCTCGTGAAATCATGACAGAGGTACTCAAGGCTCTGCGAGACCTGAATGTTTCTTGGAAGAATATTGGGAATTACAACATCAAGTGCCTTTATCTTCCTCGCCGTGCTAATGACCAAGGCATTGTCGAAACAGAGGGTGCTGGAACCACGGCAGTGAAGTTTGAAATGCAG CTTTACAAGACCTTAGAAGAGAAGTACCTTCTGGATTTGATGAGGGTGAGCGGCCCTCAGCTTCAATTTCTTGATTTGTGTGCTGACCTCCTTGTTCAACTTAGAGTTCTGGGAAATTCAAACTGA
- the LOC122037851 gene encoding cysteine-rich repeat secretory protein 55-like — protein MYIGLKQINCIKSFKMWSSRKLSFLLGLIRFLLLLQAPTVAMAANPFRADCDGDAYNSSSSFGRSLSGLLSSLTFLSSNSNSTNATAGASRDSVYGLYMCQGDLSGSNCQSCIQMAVAGTNQSCPGVRRAIVYYDQCHLSYSDANFFGVVDADGFNMTNPLEVTSSRMAFNILSDLVQAVPQRRPLMFATNVSDMYPLFALAQCTADLSPDGCRRCLTASLAAIENCCIQRKGWRYLSPSCWIRYEPTPFFGNYPNNLSTYIIRSQCSSLDVQSDDLSARTANLRGLFDDLSAQAPATGFYSSSAGDGGDRMYDLGLCAGDDATRGECAACLATAGRAIANECPNKTEGYMWYGLCFLKYSQQRDFGELDTDVHTFCSGAAPVTAEFSCATEAGAWSIAQEARNG, from the exons ATGTACATTGGTTTGAAGCAGATCAATTGCATAAAGAGTTTCAAGATGTGGAGCAGCAGAAAGTTGAGCTTCCTCCTCGGCCTGATCCGGTTCCTGCTCCTTCTCCAAGCTCCCACAGTGGCCATGGCAGCGAACCCTTTCAGAGCAGATTGCGACGGCGACGCCTACAACTCGAGTAGCAGCTTTGGCAGAAGCCTAAGCGGCCTCTTGTCCTCCCTCACTTTCCTTTCCTCCAACTCTAACTCCACCAACGCCACCGCCGGAGCCAGTAGAGACTCCGTCTACGGCTTATACATGTGCCAAGGCGACCTCTCCGGCTCCAACTGCCAGAGCTGCATCCAGATGGCCGTCGCCGGCACCAACCAAAGCTGCCCGGGAGTTCGTCGAGCGATCGTCTACTACGACCAGTGCCACCTCAGCTACTCTGACGCAAACTTCTTCGGCGTCGTCGACGCTGACGGATTCAACATGACCAACCCCTTGGAGGTAACCAGTTCGCGGATGGCGTTCAACATATTGTCCGATTTGGTGCAGGCGGTGCCCCAGCGACGGCCGCTCATGTTTGCCACCAACGTGTCGGATATGTATCCCCTGTTCGCCCTGGCTCAGTGCACGGCCGACCTGAGCCCCGACGGCTGCCGGAGGTGCTTGACGGCGAGTCTGGCGGCCATCGAGAACTGTTGCATCCAGAGGAAAGGGTGGCGGTATCTCTCCCCGAGCTGCTGGATAAGGTACGAGCCCACTCCGTTCTTCGGCAATTACCCCAACAACTTGAGCACGTACATCATCCGGAGCCAGTGCTCGAGCTTGGACGTGCAATCCGACGACCTCAGCGCGAGGACGGCCAATTTAAGAGGCCTCTTCGACGACCTGAGTGCTCAAGCTCCGGCGACGGGCTTCTACAGCTCTTCCGCAGGAGACGGCGGCGATAGGATGTACGACCTCGGGCTCTGCGCTGGGGACGATGCGACTCGCGGCGAGTGCGCGGCGTGCCTCGCCACAGCGGGGCGAGCCATAGCGAACGAGTGCCCCAACAAGACGGAGGGGTACATGTGGTACGGACTGTGCTTCTTGAAGTACTCGCAGCAGCGCGACTTCGGCGAGCTAGACACCGACGTGCACACCTTCTGCAGCGGCGCGGCGCCGGTGACCGCGGAGTTCAGTTGTGCTACAGAGGCGGGAGCGTGGAGCATCGCGCAGGAGGCGAG GAATGGATGA